A single genomic interval of Agarivorans aestuarii harbors:
- a CDS encoding sugar ABC transporter permease, which yields MSSQETTINSTTNKVSLMSNLKKMKLQVLVMFAAIAVIMLFFYFATEGSYLTPRNISNLLRQTAITGILAIGMVFVIISAEIDLSVGSMMGLLGGAAAIMDVWWQLPLPLTIVLTLCAGFLLGLWNGWWVAYRKVPSFIVTLAGLLAFRGILIGITGGSTVAPTTPDMGIIGQSYLPDMFSLITTVGALAVFFAWQGKLRKTRTEHKLSNNPVTGDIFKFGLIAIFALGTVLLLNDYRGVPTPVLLLVVLMFAAAFMAKKTAFGRRIYAIGGNLEASRLSGINVERTKLSVFAINGLLVGVAGLILASRLGAGSPSAGNIAELDAIAACVIGGTSLAGGVGTVFGAVMGAFIMASLDNGMSMMDVPTYWQSIIKGSILLLAVWMDVASKKRA from the coding sequence ATGTCGAGTCAAGAAACAACAATCAATAGCACCACAAACAAGGTGAGCTTGATGAGCAATTTGAAGAAAATGAAGTTGCAAGTATTGGTGATGTTTGCAGCCATTGCGGTAATTATGCTGTTTTTCTACTTCGCCACGGAAGGGAGCTACTTAACCCCACGAAATATTTCCAACTTGCTGCGCCAAACGGCCATTACTGGGATACTCGCCATTGGTATGGTGTTTGTGATCATCTCGGCAGAGATTGATTTATCGGTTGGCTCAATGATGGGTTTATTGGGCGGTGCAGCGGCCATTATGGATGTGTGGTGGCAACTACCGTTACCGCTAACCATTGTTCTAACCCTGTGCGCGGGCTTTTTATTGGGCCTATGGAATGGCTGGTGGGTAGCCTATCGCAAGGTTCCTTCATTCATTGTCACCCTGGCTGGTTTACTGGCTTTTCGCGGCATACTCATAGGAATCACTGGCGGCAGCACTGTTGCCCCCACTACCCCTGACATGGGAATTATCGGTCAAAGTTATTTGCCAGACATGTTCTCATTGATCACCACGGTTGGCGCACTGGCGGTGTTTTTTGCTTGGCAAGGCAAACTGCGTAAAACGCGCACCGAGCACAAATTAAGTAATAACCCCGTCACTGGCGATATATTCAAGTTTGGCCTGATTGCCATCTTCGCCCTAGGCACGGTATTACTATTAAACGACTACCGCGGTGTTCCCACTCCCGTATTGTTGCTGGTTGTGCTGATGTTTGCCGCTGCCTTTATGGCCAAGAAAACCGCCTTTGGTCGCCGCATTTACGCCATTGGTGGCAATCTTGAAGCCAGCCGTTTATCTGGTATCAACGTTGAGCGCACCAAGCTATCAGTATTTGCTATTAATGGCTTATTGGTGGGCGTGGCGGGCTTAATTTTGGCTTCACGTTTAGGCGCGGGTTCGCCATCTGCTGGTAACATCGCCGAGTTAGACGCCATTGCGGCATGTGTGATTGGCGGCACCAGTTTAGCCGGTGGGGTGGGCACAGTATTTGGCGCAGTGATGGGCGCATTTATTATGGCCAGTTTAGATAACGGCATGAGCATGATGGATGTACCAACATATTGGCAATCCATCATCAAAGGTAGCATCTTGCTATTGGCGGTTTGGATGGATGTAGCCAGTAAGAAACGCGCTTAA
- the xylF gene encoding D-xylose ABC transporter substrate-binding protein → MKKLTTLLCAVALAVSAPVFAKTVKIGMAIDDLRLERWQKDRDFFVEKAEELGAKVYVQSSNSNETAQISQIENMISRGVDVLVIIPYNGKVLSNVIAEAKSEGIRVLAYDRLINNADIDFYLSFDNEKVGELQAQALIERKADGNFFLMGGSPVDNNAKLFRQGQMNVLQPLIDKGDIKVVGDQWVDGWLAENALKIMENALTANDNNIDVVVASNDSTAGGAIQALDAQGLAGKVHISGQDADLAASRRVVAGTQTMTIYKPIKLLATTAAELAVQMGNGQMPESNSSLNNGTKDVPSYLLTPIPVDKSNIDQTVIADGFHSKDDVYQ, encoded by the coding sequence ATGAAAAAACTGACCACTCTATTGTGCGCAGTCGCGTTAGCCGTTTCCGCCCCAGTGTTTGCCAAAACCGTTAAAATTGGTATGGCCATCGATGATCTTCGCTTAGAGCGCTGGCAAAAAGACCGAGACTTTTTTGTTGAGAAAGCCGAGGAACTTGGTGCCAAAGTATATGTTCAATCGTCCAACAGTAATGAAACCGCCCAGATCTCTCAGATTGAGAACATGATTTCTCGTGGCGTAGACGTATTAGTCATTATTCCCTACAACGGCAAAGTATTGTCTAACGTGATTGCGGAAGCTAAATCCGAAGGTATTCGAGTATTAGCCTACGATCGCTTGATCAACAATGCCGATATCGATTTCTACTTGTCTTTCGACAATGAAAAAGTGGGCGAGCTACAAGCTCAAGCACTGATTGAGCGTAAAGCCGACGGAAACTTCTTCCTAATGGGCGGCTCACCAGTTGATAACAATGCTAAGTTGTTCCGCCAAGGACAAATGAACGTGTTGCAGCCACTGATCGACAAAGGTGATATTAAAGTGGTGGGTGACCAATGGGTTGATGGTTGGTTAGCCGAGAATGCCCTAAAAATCATGGAAAATGCCTTAACTGCTAACGACAACAATATCGATGTGGTAGTTGCCTCGAACGACTCTACTGCAGGTGGTGCGATTCAAGCATTAGACGCACAAGGTCTAGCTGGTAAGGTGCATATTTCTGGTCAAGACGCCGATTTAGCCGCTAGCCGCCGCGTGGTAGCTGGTACCCAAACCATGACCATTTATAAGCCAATTAAACTGCTCGCCACTACAGCAGCAGAGCTGGCAGTGCAAATGGGCAACGGCCAAATGCCAGAGTCGAACTCTAGCTTAAACAACGGTACTAAAGACGTACCTTCTTACCTGCTTACGCCAATTCCGGTAGACAAGTCGAATATCGACCAAACCGTTATTGCCGACGGTTTCCACAGCAAAGACGACGTATACCAATAA
- a CDS encoding xylose ABC transporter ATP-binding protein — MSQSSLLMMSDIVKKFSGVIALNGVNFNLERGEVVSLCGENGSGKSTLMKVLTGVHPHGSYEGQIIYKGEPLASRNIRDSEAKGIAIIHQELTLVKELSILENIFLGAEITSYGVLDHSAMFKQTENLLKRVKLDVSPDTAIRELGVGQQQLVEIAKALSKKAEVLVLDEPSAPLTESETRVLLDIVKQLRSEGVSCVYISHKLTEVKEISDRICIIRDGEHIGTQDAKHMSTDDIISMMVGRELKQLFPREEHPIGDAILKVGPVNAQLSKSSNLKQVDQVSFSLRKGEILGVAGLVGSGRTELMQCLFGSYEGIYQCPVELDGKPIKIRHNRDALNHGIAMVPEDRKRHGIVPIMGVGQNITLAGLNMFSGLGQTVNESAEQAAIEQSIQRLKVKTASPELAIKSLSGGNQQKAILAKFLLLQPRILILDEPTRGIDVGAKYEIYKLMYQLVKQGISIIMVSSELPEVLGISDRVLVMHEGKLKGLLDNQDLSQEMVMDCALAEE, encoded by the coding sequence ATGAGCCAAAGTAGCTTATTAATGATGTCTGACATCGTTAAAAAATTCTCCGGAGTGATTGCGCTTAATGGGGTTAATTTCAATTTAGAACGTGGCGAAGTTGTCTCGCTTTGTGGCGAGAACGGCTCTGGGAAATCCACCTTAATGAAGGTGTTAACCGGTGTTCACCCCCATGGTAGTTACGAAGGACAGATCATTTATAAAGGCGAGCCGCTTGCTTCGCGCAATATTCGCGATAGCGAAGCGAAAGGCATTGCTATCATTCACCAAGAGCTCACCCTGGTTAAAGAGCTATCGATCCTAGAAAACATTTTTCTCGGCGCAGAAATCACCAGCTATGGGGTACTTGATCACAGCGCCATGTTTAAGCAAACCGAGAATTTGCTTAAACGGGTTAAGTTGGATGTATCACCAGACACGGCTATTCGTGAACTGGGGGTTGGCCAACAGCAACTGGTCGAAATTGCCAAAGCTCTATCCAAAAAGGCCGAAGTATTGGTTCTTGATGAGCCAAGTGCACCACTCACCGAGTCTGAAACACGAGTATTGCTAGATATTGTTAAACAGCTACGCAGCGAAGGCGTAAGTTGTGTATACATCTCCCACAAACTCACCGAAGTGAAGGAAATCTCTGATCGCATTTGCATTATTCGCGATGGTGAGCACATTGGAACTCAAGATGCTAAACACATGTCCACCGACGACATTATTAGCATGATGGTAGGTCGCGAGCTTAAACAGCTATTTCCCCGTGAAGAGCACCCTATTGGCGACGCGATCCTCAAAGTTGGGCCGGTTAACGCCCAATTGAGCAAATCGTCCAATCTTAAACAAGTAGACCAAGTAAGTTTTAGTCTGCGTAAGGGTGAGATTTTGGGCGTAGCTGGCTTGGTGGGTTCGGGCCGTACCGAACTTATGCAGTGTTTATTTGGTTCTTACGAAGGCATTTACCAATGCCCTGTGGAACTAGATGGAAAACCGATAAAAATTCGCCACAATCGCGATGCTTTGAATCACGGCATTGCCATGGTGCCTGAAGATCGTAAACGCCATGGCATTGTGCCAATTATGGGAGTGGGTCAAAACATTACCCTAGCCGGTTTAAACATGTTTAGTGGCTTAGGCCAAACCGTCAATGAATCTGCTGAACAAGCAGCCATAGAACAATCCATTCAACGCCTTAAGGTAAAAACAGCATCCCCAGAGTTGGCCATAAAAAGCCTCAGCGGAGGCAACCAACAAAAAGCTATTTTAGCCAAATTTTTATTATTGCAGCCGCGTATTTTGATCCTTGATGAACCCACAAGAGGCATCGATGTAGGGGCAAAATATGAAATTTATAAGTTGATGTATCAATTGGTTAAACAAGGGATCAGCATCATTATGGTGTCCTCCGAATTGCCGGAAGTATTAGGCATTAGTGACCGAGTATTAGTGATGCATGAAGGTAAATTGAAAGGCCTTCTAGACAATCAAGACCTGAGCCAAGAAATGGTGATGGACTGCGCGTTGGCCGAGGAGTAA
- the menC gene encoding o-succinylbenzoate synthase has translation MLCNWQSATLSRYTQAFVEPIQLGSLKHKQRQGLYLEIRFRDGRLGRGEIAPLPGFSEETLAQAEQQITDYLQGHVQRKLYPSVAFGIDCAMAGLPPTTPIVSGYPLLNGDFAHCQQVLDSQSGNLAKLKVARQSPKQDLELIQQLQRSYPDLQLRLDANRGWIWNQAIFVLENIDLSRIDYIEEPLMNSQQCELLAQRTGVGIGLDETLQDSSYRYHYFEGLRCLVIKPSLLGPWRTCASIIDQAQANQVSCVLSSAYESEFGLQWINAMAKQYTPEQAPGLDTLKTFSEQAAQIELIGEFQHHS, from the coding sequence ATGCTCTGTAACTGGCAAAGTGCTACCTTAAGTCGCTATACCCAAGCATTTGTTGAACCCATACAGCTTGGTTCTTTAAAACATAAGCAACGCCAAGGTCTTTACCTCGAAATTCGCTTTCGTGATGGCCGCTTGGGACGCGGAGAAATAGCTCCACTACCCGGATTTAGCGAAGAAACATTAGCGCAAGCAGAGCAGCAAATTACCGACTACTTACAAGGGCATGTTCAACGTAAGTTGTATCCAAGTGTTGCCTTTGGTATTGACTGCGCGATGGCAGGGTTACCACCAACTACTCCCATTGTTTCTGGCTACCCACTACTTAATGGCGACTTCGCTCACTGCCAACAAGTACTGGACTCTCAATCTGGTAATCTAGCCAAATTAAAAGTGGCTCGCCAATCCCCCAAACAAGATCTCGAACTGATTCAGCAACTACAACGCAGCTATCCTGATTTACAGCTACGTTTAGATGCAAACCGCGGTTGGATATGGAACCAAGCGATTTTTGTTTTAGAGAATATCGATCTTAGCCGCATCGACTATATCGAAGAACCGCTAATGAATAGCCAACAATGTGAGTTGTTAGCCCAACGTACAGGCGTAGGCATTGGCTTAGATGAAACCTTACAAGACAGTAGCTACCGCTATCATTACTTCGAAGGTTTGCGCTGCTTAGTCATTAAACCCAGCTTATTGGGCCCTTGGCGAACCTGTGCCAGCATTATCGACCAAGCACAAGCTAACCAAGTAAGTTGTGTGCTTAGCTCAGCTTACGAAAGTGAATTTGGTTTACAGTGGATCAACGCCATGGCCAAACAATATACTCCAGAGCAAGCGCCGGGTTTAGATACGCTAAAGACATTTAGTGAGCAAGCGGCTCAAATTGAGTTAATCGGCGAGTTTCAACATCACAGCTAA
- a CDS encoding putative bifunctional diguanylate cyclase/phosphodiesterase yields the protein MINSISLRFGLWFAGFGILASVVTAAVSYHESRGLLAESAERELATTTQILTREFSSSIDEITKDVLFLSSIPQTAGYFEADNKLVLSEQLKDIFKQKLSLNPSYFQVRFIGAENFGRELIRVDRLSDGLIAIPAASLEEKAHYPYVFRTLRLDAGESYLSDVDIHNEKGVELGQHQPTLKIASPVFSNGKALGLVVVNVGLERLFSQMQADLPEGVAIYLANQKGDYLVNPNPDKQFGFHFGHRYLMQRDFPQMEVLFNDLQPRTFVLDSSAVYKYERAVSFTPLFYGPKSSPKMAMLGLSSPLPSLSHIMDSLAGSMIKVCLALSLVGLLTSLMFAKVLSQPIRNMVTAVNSFSKGKLPAAQLLPIERKDEIGLLANTFKAMSRQINKQIVELKDNEINLRHMASHDSLTGLPNRSLFLEQLRGSVHRAQTEQNSLAVVFIDLDNFKTVNDNLGHEAGDLLLKQVATVLRDSIRSGDSVARFAGDEFMLALESISEPEEANEVVNTVLRRLAQEVSLGVHIQPVYASVGISMYPADGSDPELLIRNADAAMYQAKSKGRNQFSYYALDIPSAIG from the coding sequence ATGATCAACTCCATTTCTCTTCGTTTTGGTCTTTGGTTTGCCGGCTTTGGAATTTTAGCTTCAGTAGTTACCGCTGCAGTTAGTTACCATGAAAGCCGAGGTTTGTTAGCAGAAAGTGCCGAGCGAGAATTAGCCACAACCACCCAAATCCTTACCCGAGAGTTCAGTAGTAGCATTGATGAAATAACCAAAGATGTATTGTTTTTAAGCTCTATTCCGCAAACAGCGGGCTACTTTGAGGCTGACAATAAGCTGGTACTTTCCGAGCAGTTAAAAGATATTTTTAAGCAAAAACTGAGTTTAAATCCTTCTTATTTTCAGGTTCGCTTTATTGGCGCGGAAAACTTTGGCCGCGAGCTAATTCGCGTAGATAGGTTAAGTGATGGTTTAATTGCTATTCCCGCCGCGAGTCTAGAAGAAAAAGCCCACTATCCCTATGTATTTCGCACCTTGCGTTTAGATGCAGGCGAGAGCTACTTATCCGATGTGGATATTCACAATGAAAAAGGGGTTGAACTTGGGCAACACCAGCCTACTTTAAAGATTGCTTCACCGGTATTTTCCAATGGCAAAGCGCTGGGCTTGGTGGTTGTGAATGTGGGTTTAGAAAGGCTGTTTAGCCAAATGCAGGCCGATTTGCCCGAAGGCGTAGCTATCTATTTAGCTAATCAAAAAGGTGACTACTTAGTTAATCCTAATCCCGATAAGCAGTTTGGTTTTCATTTTGGCCATCGCTATTTAATGCAGCGTGACTTCCCTCAGATGGAAGTGCTGTTTAATGATCTGCAGCCAAGAACCTTTGTGCTAGACTCCTCCGCGGTTTACAAATATGAGCGAGCCGTGTCTTTCACCCCTTTGTTTTATGGGCCAAAATCTAGCCCTAAAATGGCAATGTTGGGTCTATCAAGCCCACTGCCTAGCTTAAGCCATATTATGGACTCTTTAGCGGGTTCGATGATTAAGGTTTGTTTAGCGCTGAGCTTAGTTGGGCTACTTACTTCGCTGATGTTTGCCAAGGTTCTGTCTCAGCCTATTCGGAATATGGTGACTGCAGTAAACTCTTTTTCTAAGGGTAAGCTGCCCGCTGCCCAGCTCTTGCCTATCGAGCGTAAAGATGAAATTGGCTTATTAGCCAATACCTTTAAAGCCATGTCGCGGCAAATCAATAAGCAAATTGTTGAGCTTAAAGACAATGAGATTAACCTTCGCCATATGGCCAGCCACGATAGTTTAACCGGTTTGCCTAACCGCAGTTTGTTTTTGGAGCAGCTACGCGGTTCGGTTCACCGTGCTCAAACCGAACAAAATAGCCTAGCCGTAGTGTTTATCGATTTAGATAACTTTAAGACGGTTAATGATAATTTAGGCCATGAAGCCGGTGACCTCTTATTAAAGCAGGTTGCAACAGTATTGCGCGATTCTATCCGCTCTGGCGATTCGGTGGCTCGGTTTGCTGGTGATGAGTTCATGCTGGCATTGGAATCAATATCAGAGCCCGAAGAAGCCAACGAGGTGGTGAATACGGTGCTGCGTCGTTTAGCTCAAGAAGTGAGCTTAGGGGTGCATATCCAGCCGGTTTACGCCAGCGTAGGTATTAGCATGTATCCAGCGGATGGTAGCGATCCAGAACTGTTGATACGTAATGCCGATGCAGCGATGTATCAAGCTAAGTCTAAGGGGCGTAACCAATTTAGTTATTATGCTTTAGATATACCCTCGGCAATCGGCTAA
- the menB gene encoding 1,4-dihydroxy-2-naphthoyl-CoA synthase: MTQIDSSAVTWQDADNGYEDIRYHKSPCGIAKITINRPQVRNAFRPLTVQEMMHALNDARIDPEVGVIILTGEGELAFCSGGDQSVRGDYGGYKDDQGTHHLNVLDFQRQIRTCPKPVVAMVAGYAVGGGHVLHMMCDLTIAADNAKFGQTGPKVGSFDGGWGASYMARIVGQKKAREIWFLCRMYDAKEALDMGLVNTVVPYAELEKETVQWCREMLQNSPMALRCLKAALNADCDGQAGLQELAGNATMLFYMTEEGQEGRNAFNEKRPPEFSKFKRNP, from the coding sequence ATGACTCAAATTGATAGCTCAGCAGTAACTTGGCAGGATGCCGACAATGGATACGAAGATATTCGCTACCATAAATCCCCCTGCGGCATCGCCAAGATCACCATTAACCGCCCGCAAGTTCGCAACGCTTTTCGCCCTTTAACCGTTCAAGAAATGATGCACGCCTTAAACGATGCGCGCATCGACCCTGAAGTGGGTGTGATTATTCTTACTGGCGAAGGTGAACTGGCTTTTTGTTCTGGCGGCGACCAATCGGTGCGTGGTGATTACGGCGGCTATAAAGATGACCAAGGGACCCATCACCTAAATGTATTAGATTTTCAACGTCAAATTCGTACCTGCCCTAAACCTGTGGTAGCCATGGTAGCCGGTTACGCTGTAGGTGGTGGCCATGTATTACACATGATGTGTGACTTAACCATTGCCGCCGACAACGCCAAATTTGGCCAAACTGGTCCTAAAGTAGGCTCCTTTGATGGTGGCTGGGGAGCCAGTTACATGGCGCGCATAGTCGGCCAAAAGAAAGCGCGCGAGATTTGGTTTTTATGCCGTATGTATGATGCAAAAGAAGCACTGGATATGGGCTTAGTGAACACCGTAGTGCCCTATGCAGAGCTAGAAAAAGAAACCGTGCAGTGGTGTCGTGAGATGTTGCAAAACAGCCCTATGGCTCTGCGCTGTTTAAAAGCGGCACTCAATGCTGATTGTGATGGCCAAGCAGGCTTACAAGAACTCGCTGGCAACGCCACCATGCTGTTCTATATGACTGAAGAAGGCCAAGAAGGCCGAAACGCCTTTAACGAAAAACGCCCGCCTGAGTTCAGTAAATTTAAACGTAATCCATAA